The Halogranum gelatinilyticum genome includes a window with the following:
- a CDS encoding amino acid ABC transporter permease: protein MTGLLGIVAQSDWVFVANNATYLLGGAVITVALTVASVLLGLAAGFPAGVVEVYGGGLPKRAVKTVGVVLRGTPIVVLLIFAFFVFPTPDIPLGFFTIGGAFVAGVLGLGLRSAAYLSQVFRGALQSVDEGQLEAARSVGMSRLQGIRYVVVPQALRRSVPGFQNEVTIVLKDTSVVFAIGLAEMLTRSYDLFVRQTSAVLEVILFVSAIYFVLTFTTNRALDYASDYYAIPEGN, encoded by the coding sequence ATGACCGGACTCCTCGGTATCGTCGCGCAGTCTGACTGGGTGTTCGTCGCCAACAACGCCACCTATCTCCTCGGTGGGGCGGTCATCACCGTCGCACTGACGGTGGCGAGCGTCCTCCTCGGCCTCGCCGCGGGCTTTCCCGCTGGCGTCGTCGAGGTCTACGGCGGCGGACTGCCGAAACGGGCGGTGAAGACGGTCGGTGTCGTCCTCCGCGGGACGCCCATCGTCGTCCTCCTCATCTTCGCGTTCTTCGTCTTCCCGACCCCGGACATCCCGCTCGGCTTCTTCACCATCGGCGGCGCGTTCGTCGCCGGGGTGCTCGGCCTCGGGTTGCGGAGCGCGGCGTATCTGTCGCAGGTGTTCCGCGGCGCGCTCCAGAGCGTCGACGAAGGACAGTTGGAGGCCGCACGGTCGGTCGGGATGAGTCGGCTCCAGGGCATCCGCTACGTCGTCGTGCCGCAGGCACTCCGCCGGAGCGTCCCCGGCTTCCAAAACGAGGTGACCATCGTCCTCAAGGACACGAGCGTCGTCTTCGCTATCGGACTGGCCGAGATGCTGACCCGGAGCTACGACCTCTTCGTCCGGCAGACGTCGGCGGTGCTGGAGGTCATCCTCTTCGTCAGTGCCATCTACTTCGTGCTGACGTTTACGACGAACCGCGCGCTGGACTACGCGAGCGACTACTACGCGATTCCGGAGGGCA
- a CDS encoding transporter substrate-binding domain-containing protein has product MKSFNTSGMSRRTYLKLTGASSAAAVTGLAGCMGGGSGGQTIVAGTAPGFPPFEMKNEDGELVGFDIDLFEAVVDETDYTLEEWSEFEFSSLIPALQNDRIDAIAAAMTINEERQETISFSDPYYNADQSILVANNSDFRPESLDDLSGQRVGAQEGTTGAGVVNSELIEEGKLDESNFNTYGNYVFAVEDLENGNIDAVVLDQPVAQTFESQRDVQVAFVYETGERYGFGIRQDDSDLQSALNDGLATVQDNGTYEEIRNEWFSDA; this is encoded by the coding sequence ATGAAATCGTTTAACACGTCAGGAATGAGCCGTCGGACCTACCTCAAGCTGACCGGTGCATCGAGTGCCGCCGCAGTCACCGGCCTCGCAGGCTGTATGGGTGGCGGCTCCGGTGGGCAGACCATCGTCGCGGGGACCGCACCCGGCTTCCCGCCGTTCGAGATGAAGAACGAGGACGGCGAGCTGGTCGGCTTCGACATCGACCTGTTCGAGGCCGTCGTCGACGAGACCGACTACACGCTCGAAGAGTGGAGCGAGTTCGAGTTCAGCTCGCTCATCCCGGCACTCCAGAACGACCGCATCGACGCCATCGCCGCCGCGATGACCATCAACGAGGAACGCCAGGAGACCATCTCCTTCTCGGACCCGTACTACAACGCCGACCAGTCGATCCTCGTCGCCAACAACAGCGACTTCCGGCCGGAGAGCCTCGACGACCTGTCGGGCCAGCGCGTCGGTGCCCAGGAGGGAACGACCGGTGCCGGTGTCGTGAACAGCGAACTCATCGAGGAGGGCAAGCTCGACGAGTCGAACTTCAACACCTACGGCAACTACGTCTTCGCCGTCGAGGACCTCGAGAACGGCAACATCGACGCCGTCGTCCTCGACCAGCCGGTCGCCCAGACCTTCGAGAGCCAGCGCGACGTGCAGGTCGCCTTCGTCTACGAGACGGGCGAACGCTACGGCTTCGGCATCCGCCAGGACGACTCCGACCTCCAGTCGGCACTCAACGACGGCCTCGCCACGGTCCAGGACAACGGCACGTACGAGGAGATCCGCAACGAGTGGTTCAGCGACGCCTAA
- a CDS encoding COX15/CtaA family protein has translation MDTARLRPDWLTFRRFAAFTTALTASLIALGVYTAATGSGLACSAQWPLCDNGLLPQTIPSFIEWFHRLVAMITGFFILGTVGWAWRGDTSRRTKLAATLAVVLLPLQISIGAVTVTLNGWLPGGYSPPTQSAHLLVALTIFTSLVATTLFAYTGHHRRSALSRTQRALLAALVILPVSALVSRAPGLLTYSPGMQATFVFASLPVYAALVATVYWAGAAGLRRVKLATLPVAGLVFVHLLLGRDLLIYTAPVRLLNLGILAAAFLGLAGVAWAAYRHDGSTTTSQAYPSSD, from the coding sequence ATGGATACCGCACGTCTCCGGCCGGACTGGCTGACGTTCCGGCGGTTCGCCGCGTTCACGACGGCACTCACCGCCAGCCTCATCGCGCTCGGTGTCTACACCGCCGCGACGGGGTCGGGACTCGCCTGTTCGGCCCAGTGGCCGCTGTGTGACAACGGGCTGCTGCCCCAGACCATCCCGAGTTTCATCGAGTGGTTCCACCGGCTCGTGGCGATGATCACCGGCTTCTTCATCCTCGGGACTGTCGGCTGGGCCTGGCGCGGTGACACGAGTCGTCGGACGAAACTCGCCGCGACGCTCGCCGTCGTCCTCCTTCCCCTCCAGATCAGCATCGGCGCGGTCACCGTGACGCTCAACGGCTGGCTGCCGGGGGGTTACTCGCCGCCGACGCAGTCCGCACATCTCCTCGTCGCCTTGACCATCTTCACGTCGCTCGTCGCGACGACGCTGTTCGCCTACACCGGCCACCACCGTCGCTCGGCACTCTCGCGCACCCAGCGGGCACTGCTCGCCGCGCTCGTCATTCTGCCCGTGAGCGCGCTCGTCAGCCGCGCGCCCGGTCTCCTCACGTACTCGCCGGGGATGCAGGCCACGTTCGTTTTCGCCTCCCTGCCGGTCTACGCCGCGCTCGTCGCGACGGTCTACTGGGCCGGTGCCGCCGGTCTCCGGCGGGTGAAACTAGCGACGCTCCCTGTCGCCGGACTCGTGTTCGTCCATCTCCTCTTGGGGCGCGACCTGCTCATCTACACCGCGCCCGTCCGACTCCTCAACCTCGGTATCCTCGCCGCGGCGTTCCTCGGTCTCGCTGGCGTCGCGTGGGCCGCATACCGCCACGACGGCTCGACGACGACGTCACAGGCGTATCCGAGTAGCGACTGA
- a CDS encoding M24 family metallopeptidase, which translates to MTDFLDSRVSRLDSYLDTHDLDAVWFARPNSFKWLTGGDNVVDYAGDVGVAAAGYDGELRVVTDNIEAQRLVDEEVPDAFDVEHVQWYESSLAEAVADASPTPAAADFDVPGFADVDASTLRQPLTEEDIEVYRALGRDAAEAVESVARELQSDDTEHEVAAGLRIALAARDINAPVALVGGAERAQQYRHYTPQVAELGDYALLSVTAERNGLYASVTRTVAFDPPEWLTERTEKAQTVAASALGATQRVAREGGNAGDVFETVQAAYDAVGFEGEWRNHHQGGAAGFAGREWVATPTNDEEVHTPMAYAWNPTVQGAKSEDTVLVTDDGFEVLTTTGEWETREVESHDGEVAVDAHEILRLD; encoded by the coding sequence ATGACGGACTTCCTCGACTCCCGCGTCAGTCGACTCGACAGCTATCTCGACACGCACGACCTCGATGCGGTCTGGTTCGCCCGGCCGAACTCGTTCAAATGGCTCACCGGCGGCGACAACGTCGTCGACTACGCGGGCGACGTCGGCGTCGCCGCCGCGGGCTACGACGGCGAACTGCGCGTCGTCACGGACAACATCGAGGCGCAGCGGCTCGTCGACGAGGAGGTTCCGGACGCCTTCGACGTCGAGCACGTGCAGTGGTACGAGTCCTCGCTCGCCGAGGCCGTCGCCGACGCGTCGCCGACGCCCGCCGCCGCCGACTTCGACGTGCCCGGCTTCGCCGACGTCGACGCCTCCACGCTCCGCCAGCCGCTCACGGAGGAGGATATCGAGGTCTACCGCGCGCTCGGCCGCGACGCCGCCGAGGCCGTCGAGTCCGTCGCCCGCGAACTCCAGTCGGACGACACCGAACACGAGGTCGCCGCGGGACTCCGTATCGCGCTCGCCGCCCGCGACATCAACGCACCCGTCGCGCTCGTCGGCGGAGCCGAACGCGCCCAGCAGTACCGCCACTACACGCCGCAGGTCGCGGAACTCGGCGACTACGCGCTGCTGTCGGTGACGGCCGAGCGTAACGGGCTGTACGCCAGCGTCACCCGGACGGTCGCCTTCGACCCGCCGGAGTGGCTCACGGAGCGCACCGAAAAGGCCCAAACCGTCGCCGCGAGCGCGCTCGGCGCGACCCAGCGCGTCGCCCGCGAGGGCGGGAACGCGGGTGACGTGTTCGAGACCGTCCAGGCGGCCTACGACGCGGTCGGCTTCGAGGGCGAGTGGCGGAACCACCACCAGGGCGGCGCGGCTGGCTTCGCGGGCCGCGAGTGGGTCGCGACGCCGACGAACGACGAGGAGGTCCACACGCCGATGGCCTACGCCTGGAACCCCACGGTGCAGGGTGCAAAGAGCGAGGACACCGTCCTCGTCACCGACGACGGCTTCGAGGTGCTGACGACGACCGGCGAGTGGGAGACGCGCGAAGTCGAGTCTCACGACGGCGAGGTCGCCGTCGACGCCCACGAGATTCTCCGTCTGGACTGA
- a CDS encoding DUF7544 domain-containing protein, whose translation MPWYAFDAVDDALDATRNFLFPFTWGRWLRLAIIVFFLGGGGGSFSNVSNVPSSIPSDGGTTPPPTTGGQLPTIGESLGSISPLVYVVIAVILLIVLGLILVSAVMPFVFVDALRTNDVRIRGPFKRRFGKGMRLLGFQIGLSLLLALPFVLLGAGVVVGAVDPTVFTSLGVGGLLAGVALFAVGAVVVGLFFGFTNQFVVPVMIATDSGVIASWRRFWSTLREQWKQFVVYLFVRFVLQLGVGIGAAIVTLVLGGIIVVVALLVGFVVSGAVGGVGAALHSTAGLVALAVLGVLALLAFLAVTLPVQILVQSYFTAYELSVLGAANEEFALLPERPEGGNDGDDSAAQSDDGDGGGDDGDGRTTDSGRDSTDDTDFSWGDDSTTA comes from the coding sequence ATGCCCTGGTACGCGTTCGACGCGGTCGACGACGCCCTCGATGCGACCCGCAACTTCCTCTTTCCCTTCACCTGGGGACGGTGGCTCCGGCTGGCGATCATCGTCTTCTTCCTCGGTGGGGGTGGGGGGAGTTTCAGTAACGTCAGCAACGTCCCCTCCTCTATTCCCTCCGACGGGGGGACGACACCGCCGCCGACGACGGGCGGTCAACTGCCGACGATCGGCGAGAGTCTGGGGTCGATATCGCCGCTCGTCTACGTCGTCATCGCCGTCATCCTGCTCATCGTCCTGGGACTAATTCTCGTCTCCGCGGTGATGCCCTTCGTCTTCGTCGACGCTCTCCGGACGAACGACGTGCGGATCCGTGGTCCCTTCAAACGACGGTTCGGCAAGGGGATGCGGCTGCTCGGCTTCCAGATCGGTCTTTCCCTGCTCCTCGCGTTGCCGTTCGTCCTCCTCGGAGCTGGCGTCGTCGTCGGCGCGGTCGACCCGACGGTCTTCACGAGCCTCGGCGTGGGCGGTCTCCTCGCTGGTGTCGCCCTCTTCGCGGTCGGAGCCGTCGTCGTCGGGCTCTTCTTCGGCTTCACGAACCAGTTCGTCGTGCCGGTGATGATCGCGACCGACTCCGGTGTCATCGCGTCGTGGCGGCGGTTCTGGTCGACGCTGCGCGAGCAGTGGAAGCAGTTCGTCGTCTATCTGTTCGTCCGGTTCGTCCTCCAACTCGGCGTCGGCATCGGGGCGGCCATCGTCACGCTCGTCCTCGGCGGTATCATCGTCGTCGTGGCGTTGCTCGTCGGCTTCGTCGTCAGCGGCGCGGTCGGCGGGGTGGGTGCCGCGCTACACAGCACCGCCGGTCTCGTCGCGCTGGCGGTACTCGGCGTCCTCGCACTGCTTGCCTTCCTCGCGGTCACGTTACCGGTGCAGATCCTCGTTCAGTCGTACTTCACGGCCTACGAACTGTCGGTCCTCGGCGCGGCGAACGAGGAGTTCGCCCTGCTGCCGGAGCGACCCGAGGGCGGCAACGACGGCGACGACTCGGCCGCACAGTCCGACGACGGCGATGGCGGCGGTGACGACGGCGACGGCCGAACCACCGACAGCGGCCGCGACTCCACGGACGACACCGACTTCTCGTGGGGCGACGATTCGACGACGGCCTGA
- a CDS encoding NADP-dependent malic enzyme: protein MGLDDDAREYHRQTPPGKLEISTTKPTNTQRDLSLAYSPGVAAPCLDIADDPEQAYNYTAKGNLVGVISNGSAVLGLGNIGAQASKPVMEGKGVLFKRFADIDVFDVELDEADPEEIIKSVSMMEPTFGGINLEDIKAPECFEIEERLREEMDIPVFHDDQHGTAIISGAALVNAADISGKDLSELNIVFSGAGASAIATARFYVSLGAKKENITMCDSTGIITKKRADEVNEYKRQFARDVPEGDLADAMDGADVFVGLSIGGIVSQEMVQSMGDNPIIFAMANPDPEITYEDAKDARDDTVIMATGRSDYPNQVNNVLGFPFIFRGALDARATEINEEMKVAAARALADLSRQDVPDSVVKAYGDEPLQFGADYIIPKPLDPRVLFEVAPAVAQAAMDSGAARKELDIPTYTERLEARLGKSREMMRVVLNKAKADPKRVALAEGTDEKMIRAAYQLEEQGIAEPILIGNPNSILRTAEALGLEFDPTIANPRDDEWEHYADRLYELRRRKGLTRNEAADLIRRDSNYFASVMVESGDADAMLTGLTHHYPSALRPPLQVVGTADDADYAAGVYLLTFKNRVVFCADTTVNLDPDSEVLAEITKHTADLARSFNVEPRAAMLSYSNFGSVDNTGTRKPRDAVKLLHDDPEVDFPVDGEMQADTAVVEDILEGTYDFADLDEPANVLIFPNLESGNIGYKLLQRLGGAEAIGPMLVGMDKPVHVMQRGDEVKDIVNLAGVAVVDAQEEGN, encoded by the coding sequence ATGGGACTGGACGACGACGCACGGGAGTACCACCGACAGACACCTCCGGGTAAACTGGAGATATCGACGACGAAACCGACGAACACCCAGCGGGATCTCTCGCTCGCCTACTCGCCGGGTGTGGCCGCGCCGTGTCTCGATATCGCCGACGACCCCGAACAGGCGTACAACTACACCGCGAAGGGCAACCTCGTCGGTGTCATCTCGAACGGGTCGGCCGTCTTGGGTCTCGGCAACATCGGTGCGCAGGCGTCGAAACCCGTCATGGAGGGCAAGGGTGTCCTGTTCAAGCGGTTCGCCGACATCGACGTGTTCGACGTCGAACTCGACGAGGCCGACCCCGAGGAGATCATCAAGTCGGTCAGCATGATGGAGCCGACGTTCGGCGGCATCAACCTCGAAGACATCAAAGCCCCCGAATGCTTCGAGATCGAGGAGCGACTCCGCGAGGAGATGGACATCCCCGTCTTCCACGACGACCAACACGGGACGGCCATCATCTCCGGGGCCGCGCTCGTCAACGCCGCCGACATCAGCGGCAAGGATCTCTCGGAGCTGAACATCGTCTTCTCCGGGGCTGGCGCGTCGGCCATCGCGACCGCGCGGTTCTACGTCTCGCTCGGCGCGAAGAAGGAGAACATCACGATGTGCGACTCGACGGGCATCATCACGAAGAAACGTGCCGACGAGGTCAACGAGTACAAGCGGCAGTTCGCCCGCGACGTGCCGGAGGGCGACCTCGCCGACGCGATGGACGGTGCGGACGTGTTCGTCGGTCTCTCCATCGGCGGCATCGTCAGCCAGGAGATGGTCCAGTCGATGGGCGACAACCCGATCATCTTCGCGATGGCGAACCCCGACCCCGAGATCACCTACGAGGACGCCAAGGACGCCCGTGACGACACCGTCATCATGGCGACCGGCCGCTCGGACTATCCGAACCAGGTCAACAACGTGCTGGGCTTCCCGTTCATCTTCCGCGGCGCGCTCGACGCGCGTGCGACCGAAATCAACGAGGAGATGAAGGTCGCCGCCGCCCGCGCGCTGGCCGACCTCTCCCGGCAGGACGTCCCCGATTCTGTTGTCAAGGCGTACGGCGACGAGCCGCTGCAGTTCGGCGCGGACTACATCATCCCGAAGCCGCTCGACCCCCGCGTGCTGTTCGAGGTCGCGCCCGCCGTCGCGCAGGCCGCGATGGACAGCGGGGCGGCCCGGAAGGAGCTCGACATCCCGACCTACACCGAACGGCTCGAAGCGCGACTCGGCAAGTCCCGCGAGATGATGCGGGTCGTCCTGAACAAGGCGAAGGCGGACCCGAAGCGCGTCGCCCTCGCGGAGGGAACCGACGAGAAGATGATCCGGGCGGCCTACCAGCTCGAAGAGCAGGGGATCGCCGAACCCATCCTCATCGGCAACCCGAACAGCATCCTGCGGACGGCCGAGGCCCTCGGGCTGGAGTTCGATCCGACCATCGCCAACCCGCGGGACGACGAGTGGGAGCACTACGCCGACCGACTCTACGAACTCCGTCGGCGCAAGGGGCTGACCCGCAACGAGGCGGCCGACCTCATCCGCCGCGACTCGAACTACTTCGCGAGCGTGATGGTCGAGTCCGGCGACGCCGACGCGATGCTGACCGGGCTGACCCACCACTATCCCTCGGCACTCCGCCCGCCGCTGCAGGTCGTCGGCACGGCCGACGATGCCGACTACGCCGCCGGTGTCTATCTGTTGACGTTCAAGAACCGCGTCGTCTTCTGTGCGGACACTACGGTCAACCTCGACCCCGACTCGGAGGTCCTCGCCGAGATCACGAAACACACCGCGGACCTCGCCCGCAGCTTCAACGTCGAACCGCGGGCGGCGATGCTGTCGTACTCCAACTTCGGCAGCGTCGACAACACGGGCACACGCAAGCCCCGTGACGCCGTGAAACTGCTGCACGACGACCCCGAGGTCGACTTCCCGGTCGACGGTGAGATGCAGGCCGACACCGCCGTCGTCGAGGACATCCTCGAAGGAACCTACGACTTCGCGGATCTCGACGAACCGGCGAACGTCCTCATCTTCCCCAACCTCGAGTCGGGTAACATCGGCTACAAACTGCTCCAGCGGCTCGGCGGTGCGGAAGCCATCGGCCCGATGCTGGTCGGCATGGACAAGCCCGTCCACGTCATGCAGCGCGGTGACGAGGTCAAAGACATCGTCAACCTCGCCGGCGTCGCCGTCGTCGACGCGCAGGAAGAAGGGAACTAA
- the cysE gene encoding serine O-acetyltransferase, whose amino-acid sequence MLSLFTRLTEDVRTAQAKDPAARGALEVVLTYPGLHAIWCYRVAHALWRRDHHLLARLLSHLARLLTGVEIHPGASIGRRFFIDHGMGVVVGETADIGDDVLMYHGVTLGGNSMRREKRHPTIEDDAVLGANATLIGAITVGEGARIGAGAVVSDDVPAGVTMVGPKATQFSPTSESDDEDDGDGSVEPPTGAAE is encoded by the coding sequence ATGCTCTCGCTCTTCACTCGTCTCACTGAGGACGTCCGGACGGCGCAAGCCAAGGACCCCGCCGCTCGCGGCGCGCTCGAAGTCGTCTTGACCTATCCGGGCCTCCACGCGATCTGGTGCTACCGCGTCGCCCACGCGCTGTGGCGACGCGACCACCACCTGCTCGCACGCCTCCTCTCACATCTCGCGCGTCTGCTCACCGGCGTCGAAATCCATCCCGGCGCGTCCATCGGCCGACGCTTCTTCATCGACCACGGCATGGGCGTCGTCGTCGGCGAGACGGCCGACATCGGCGACGACGTGCTGATGTACCACGGCGTGACCCTCGGCGGCAACTCCATGCGCCGCGAGAAACGCCATCCGACCATCGAGGACGACGCCGTCCTCGGGGCGAACGCGACGCTCATCGGCGCGATTACGGTCGGCGAAGGCGCGCGCATCGGAGCCGGTGCCGTCGTCAGCGACGACGTCCCCGCGGGCGTCACGATGGTCGGCCCGAAGGCGACGCAGTTCTCCCCGACATCGGAGTCTGACGACGAGGACGACGGCGACGGGTCGGTTGAGCCGCCCACTGGCGCGGCGGAGTAG
- a CDS encoding reverse transcriptase-like protein, giving the protein MAVHGRSTLRDLFDDSPTPHFAHPPRTHHRHFYVATDGSYRRDGGGLGAVIETRDGERVARVSMPDRVPDNNVAEYRALHLGLDVLAARAPPTARVGILVDHDTLATNVNHAVLAASHPDWKPAREIAVPTGSEHHWRGIRARIAGFDELRAACIASRSNPAHSLASSPEEYAHLRDQPDRCVLPETPTERTESTQIPPPSRYDRRASD; this is encoded by the coding sequence ATGGCCGTTCACGGCCGGTCCACCCTTCGAGACCTGTTCGACGACTCTCCGACCCCCCACTTCGCGCATCCGCCGCGCACCCACCACCGACACTTCTACGTCGCCACCGACGGCTCCTACCGACGGGACGGCGGCGGCCTCGGCGCGGTCATCGAAACACGAGACGGCGAGCGCGTCGCCCGCGTCTCGATGCCCGACCGCGTGCCCGACAACAACGTCGCCGAGTATCGGGCACTGCATCTCGGTCTCGACGTCCTCGCCGCCCGTGCACCGCCGACCGCCCGCGTCGGTATCCTCGTCGACCACGACACGCTGGCGACGAACGTCAACCACGCCGTGCTCGCGGCGAGCCATCCCGACTGGAAACCCGCCCGCGAGATCGCGGTCCCGACCGGCAGCGAACACCACTGGCGCGGCATTCGCGCACGCATCGCCGGCTTCGACGAACTCCGTGCGGCGTGTATCGCCAGCCGGTCGAACCCGGCACACTCGCTGGCGAGTTCTCCGGAGGAGTACGCGCATCTCCGCGACCAGCCGGACCGCTGTGTGCTCCCCGAGACCCCCACCGAACGCACGGAGTCCACGCAGATTCCGCCGCCCTCGCGGTACGACCGGCGTGCCAGCGACTGA
- a CDS encoding ABC transporter substrate-binding protein produces the protein MTDNQSHVSRRSYLKLAGGAAASAAIAGCASDGGETTTTSSDGGSETTTTSSDGGDGGSMDEFDVTITQGNMPSGLDPHDHRETTTDIVVLHAYEGVLTRDADGAVVAGLGTDYSRVDGEDAVEFQIREGVTFHNGDELTAEDVAYSINRIVQEDVGFASPQVDQLAGVTGAEATGDGTVKVMNDGLNPIVFSEFATYCDVMQQSWVEENDKSYISQNMNGTGPFQLSSYTEDVEVVLERYDDYWQEPAEASGVTFRAAAEASTRVNQLLQGETDIVVNVPPQEVQRVNNSDNVRIASAPSTRIIYNAMRYDVEPFSSVQFRQAMNYAIDLESIVSNVLEGFGAQTGQPTLEGFVGHNSDVDPYPYDPDMAEQMVEESGFAGAEIELNTPVGRYLKDLEIAQAVAGYIDELPNVTASVRQRDFGSLVDELLTGNIEDKPPWYLIGWGEATFDGGLVMTALLSTDGALSSWSNEEFDQLLADAGQQSGDERDQTLQQANQLAHDEAPWIFLNQQFSVYGVNDSLAWEARADERIDAYAISQQ, from the coding sequence ATGACTGATAACCAGTCGCACGTTAGCAGACGGTCGTATCTCAAGCTCGCCGGTGGTGCCGCCGCCTCCGCGGCCATCGCGGGCTGTGCCAGTGACGGTGGCGAGACGACGACCACGTCCTCCGACGGTGGCAGTGAGACGACCACCACGTCCTCCGATGGTGGCGACGGCGGAAGCATGGACGAGTTCGACGTCACTATCACGCAGGGCAACATGCCCTCGGGACTCGACCCCCACGACCACCGTGAGACGACGACCGACATCGTCGTCCTCCACGCCTACGAGGGAGTTCTGACCCGTGACGCCGACGGTGCGGTCGTGGCCGGTCTCGGTACCGACTACAGCCGCGTCGACGGCGAGGACGCCGTCGAGTTCCAGATCCGCGAGGGCGTCACCTTCCACAACGGCGACGAACTCACCGCCGAGGACGTCGCCTACAGCATCAACCGTATCGTCCAAGAGGACGTCGGCTTCGCCAGCCCGCAGGTCGACCAGCTCGCTGGCGTCACGGGTGCCGAAGCGACCGGCGACGGGACGGTGAAGGTGATGAACGACGGGCTGAACCCCATCGTCTTCTCCGAGTTCGCGACGTACTGCGACGTCATGCAGCAGTCGTGGGTCGAGGAGAACGACAAGTCCTACATCAGCCAGAACATGAACGGCACCGGACCGTTCCAGCTCTCGTCGTACACCGAGGACGTCGAAGTCGTCCTCGAACGCTACGACGACTACTGGCAGGAACCCGCCGAGGCCTCGGGCGTCACCTTCCGTGCCGCCGCAGAGGCGAGTACCCGCGTCAACCAGCTGCTCCAGGGCGAGACGGACATCGTCGTCAACGTCCCGCCGCAGGAGGTCCAGCGGGTCAACAACAGCGACAACGTCCGCATCGCCTCCGCGCCGTCGACGCGTATCATCTACAACGCGATGCGCTACGACGTCGAGCCGTTCTCGAGCGTCCAGTTCCGCCAGGCGATGAACTACGCCATCGACCTGGAGAGCATCGTCTCGAACGTCCTCGAAGGCTTCGGTGCCCAGACGGGCCAGCCGACGCTGGAGGGCTTCGTCGGCCACAACTCCGACGTCGACCCCTATCCGTACGACCCCGACATGGCCGAACAGATGGTCGAGGAGAGCGGCTTCGCGGGTGCTGAGATCGAACTCAACACGCCCGTCGGCCGCTACCTGAAGGACCTCGAAATCGCCCAGGCAGTCGCCGGCTACATCGACGAACTCCCGAACGTCACGGCGTCGGTCCGCCAGCGCGACTTCGGGTCGCTCGTCGACGAACTGCTCACCGGCAACATTGAAGACAAGCCGCCGTGGTATCTCATCGGCTGGGGTGAAGCGACGTTCGACGGCGGACTCGTCATGACGGCACTGCTCAGCACCGACGGAGCGCTCTCCTCGTGGAGTAACGAGGAGTTCGACCAACTGCTCGCGGACGCCGGACAGCAGTCCGGCGACGAGCGCGACCAGACGCTCCAGCAGGCCAACCAGCTTGCACACGACGAGGCACCGTGGATCTTCCTGAACCAGCAGTTCAGTGTCTACGGCGTGAACGACAGCCTCGCGTGGGAGGCACGCGCCGACGAGCGCATCGACGCCTACGCCATCTCCCAGCAGTAG